One genomic window of uncultured delta proteobacterium includes the following:
- a CDS encoding conserved membrane hypothetical protein (Evidence 4 : Homologs of previously reported genes of unknown function), whose protein sequence is MTAFTSSATWSISRRGAAKAALLALALPFALPSTAVAGDAEFLSQSAGNTMWTLIGAILVMFMQPGFALVECGLTRAKNAANIIMKNYVDFAVGSIIFLLVGFGVMFGESAYGVIGTSLFGLAGIDPATETGQWTLTFWFFQSVFCATAATIVSGAVAERMRFGSYFLASALVSACIYPVSGHWAWNGLYGLSEGWIESLGFIDFAGSTVVHSVGGWVGLAGAMILGPRIGKYDSTGRARAIPGHNLPLAALGVFILWFAWFGFNCGSTTTADGTLGFIAVNTGLAACAGYLGALATIWFRIGSPDPSMSFNGVLAGLVGITAGCFDVSPFGAVAIGLLSGVLVVFSVMFIDQVLKIDDPVGAVSVHGVCGAFGTLMVAFFAAPGYGSDAVGLLYGGGFSLFAPQLVGIVAIGAWAFCGGLVVFSAVKALCGIRVSKETEIKGLDVTEHGTEAYTEFQFFTSN, encoded by the coding sequence ATGACCGCATTCACATCTTCCGCGACATGGTCCATATCCCGGCGTGGAGCCGCGAAAGCCGCGCTCCTCGCCCTTGCACTGCCCTTCGCGCTTCCCTCAACGGCCGTGGCCGGCGACGCGGAGTTCCTCTCCCAGTCCGCCGGCAACACCATGTGGACGCTTATCGGCGCCATCCTCGTCATGTTCATGCAGCCGGGGTTCGCCCTTGTGGAGTGCGGGCTGACCAGGGCCAAAAACGCCGCGAACATCATTATGAAAAACTATGTGGATTTCGCCGTGGGCAGCATCATTTTTCTGCTGGTCGGCTTCGGCGTGATGTTCGGCGAATCCGCTTACGGCGTTATCGGCACCTCGCTGTTCGGCCTTGCCGGCATCGACCCCGCGACCGAGACCGGCCAGTGGACCCTGACCTTCTGGTTCTTCCAGTCCGTATTCTGCGCGACGGCGGCAACCATCGTCTCCGGCGCGGTGGCGGAGCGCATGCGTTTCGGCAGCTATTTCCTCGCCAGCGCGCTTGTCTCCGCCTGCATTTACCCCGTGAGCGGGCATTGGGCCTGGAACGGCCTGTACGGCCTCAGCGAGGGCTGGATCGAAAGCCTGGGCTTCATCGATTTTGCCGGGTCCACCGTGGTGCATTCCGTGGGCGGGTGGGTCGGCCTTGCCGGGGCCATGATCCTCGGCCCCAGGATCGGCAAGTACGACAGCACCGGCAGGGCGCGCGCCATCCCCGGGCACAACCTGCCCCTGGCCGCGCTCGGCGTGTTCATTCTCTGGTTCGCCTGGTTCGGGTTCAACTGCGGTTCCACCACGACAGCCGACGGCACCCTCGGCTTCATCGCCGTCAACACGGGTTTGGCCGCCTGCGCGGGCTACCTCGGCGCGCTTGCGACCATCTGGTTCAGGATCGGCTCGCCAGACCCGTCGATGAGCTTTAACGGCGTGCTCGCGGGCCTTGTGGGGATAACCGCCGGATGCTTCGACGTCTCGCCTTTCGGCGCCGTCGCCATCGGCCTCCTTTCCGGCGTTCTGGTGGTTTTTTCCGTCATGTTCATCGACCAGGTCCTGAAAATCGACGACCCCGTCGGCGCGGTGTCCGTGCATGGCGTGTGCGGCGCTTTCGGCACGCTGATGGTGGCGTTTTTCGCCGCGCCCGGCTACGGAAGCGACGCGGTAGGCCTCTTGTACGGCGGGGGCTTCTCGCTGTTCGCGCCCCAGCTTGTCGGCATCGTTGCCATCGGCGCGTGGGCGTTCTGCGGCGGGCTTGTCGTTTTCTCGGCGGTAAAGGCGCTGTGCGGGATACGCGTTTCCAAGGAGACGGAGATAAAGGGGCTGGACGTCACGGAACACGGGACGGAGGCGTACACGGAATTCCAGTTCTTCACCAGCAACTAG
- a CDS encoding hypothetical protein (Evidence 5 : No homology to any previously reported sequences) — MPCSYPQISYNIKDKYYAVTFRSRARSLCHGLYGGFRNFIRYTYLETELFQQYNFRLHAAVYFGISLLLPGA, encoded by the coding sequence TTGCCCTGTTCGTATCCTCAAATTTCGTATAATATCAAGGACAAATATTACGCCGTCACCTTCCGCTCCCGTGCGCGCTCCTTGTGCCACGGCCTCTATGGCGGCTTCCGCAACTTCATCCGCTACACCTATCTCGAGACGGAGCTTTTTCAGCAATACAACTTCCGTCTGCACGCCGCGGTATATTTCGGTATATCCCTTTTGCTGCCCGGCGCCTAA
- a CDS encoding membrane hypothetical protein (Evidence 5 : No homology to any previously reported sequences): MKYRQKLHSLRRFIFIFAGIYLAIFTVLLSTILYTMLPAMVSRVEEFYFGKQRDVVAGLFDTARRTTNTVAASIARNRGIAAFVSGNRPDFFTEAWPDETPLESMRFNLLVIKDTAGNDLHADFYDYEENVALQPQEELSDRLAPLARDIAAGQTRALQTGSDLPSYGKDGILIHGGTPYLIAAVPVFHPTSTEKPMGVVFLGSILNDRYFKNLCQYKTVSYALVSAKGLQAEGAMLHKDDETALVTLPLSDINGLPVALVMTTPRLLYSMGKSTLTAMAFMLLATMSLFATALYFLVARFILRPIENMNADIAHVGVTGKLESEKYSKTTEFVNLCASINEMLRRMKQSDVSLDLLQRILSGTDIFLYVSDLETDTILFVNDNLKKHFGLGDSVVGKTCWRVFQAGACRRCDSCPNHQLAKNPDGFIVWEERSSITGKYYRNADSLIEWTDGRLVHLQHRVEISDMKAAAATLQRRLNQQELASAIAQSFISGEDMAVMIDNALAMCGAFMGADRASLARVDDEKQLLSFPHEWRADASSCPSLLHRNPFFGPGYPLYGALVVKGAAYIAYDDIRSQPALASVQEWAGTKGVIAVPVYAGGMFWGVFGVASCVTVRAWTESNIQLVKLIGSLISGLVSRTITEEKLARMSSIVESSPQYMAYLTPGGEFEYLNEGARNLLGYSLSDMKEEGLGRVLDPETARRVREEALPRALCAGRVDLEMPVIRKDGERRILAFSAFATTRGSRGVGVTAVDITEQRALEKEVVAAKELAESSSRAKSEFLSRMSHEIRTPLNAITGMTGIAKASRTQGILPGQDRERFHAPFGRHQRHSGHVQNRGEQI, encoded by the coding sequence GTGAAGTATCGCCAGAAATTGCATTCCCTGCGCCGTTTTATTTTCATCTTTGCAGGTATCTACTTGGCGATATTTACGGTACTCCTTTCCACAATACTCTATACGATGCTGCCGGCCATGGTTTCCCGGGTGGAGGAATTTTACTTCGGCAAACAGCGCGATGTCGTCGCCGGGCTGTTTGACACCGCGCGGCGCACCACCAACACCGTTGCCGCCAGCATTGCGCGCAACAGGGGGATTGCCGCGTTCGTCAGCGGCAACCGGCCCGACTTTTTCACCGAGGCCTGGCCCGACGAAACACCCCTGGAAAGCATGCGCTTCAACCTTCTGGTCATCAAGGACACGGCGGGCAACGATCTGCACGCCGATTTTTACGACTACGAGGAAAACGTTGCACTGCAACCGCAGGAAGAGTTGTCCGACAGACTCGCCCCGCTCGCCCGCGACATTGCCGCCGGGCAAACCCGCGCCCTCCAAACCGGCTCGGACCTGCCCTCCTACGGTAAAGACGGCATTCTTATACACGGCGGCACACCCTACCTGATCGCGGCCGTCCCGGTCTTCCACCCGACCTCCACGGAAAAACCCATGGGGGTCGTTTTTTTGGGCAGCATTCTCAACGACAGGTACTTCAAGAATCTCTGCCAGTACAAGACGGTTTCCTACGCGCTGGTGAGCGCCAAGGGGCTTCAGGCGGAAGGCGCCATGCTGCACAAGGATGACGAGACCGCGCTCGTCACCCTGCCGCTCTCCGATATCAACGGCCTCCCGGTCGCCCTTGTCATGACCACCCCCCGGCTGTTGTATTCCATGGGGAAAAGCACGCTTACCGCCATGGCGTTCATGCTCCTGGCGACCATGTCCCTCTTCGCCACGGCGCTGTATTTCCTGGTGGCGCGGTTCATCCTCCGGCCCATTGAGAACATGAACGCCGACATTGCCCATGTCGGCGTCACCGGTAAACTGGAGTCGGAAAAATACTCCAAAACAACGGAATTCGTTAATCTTTGCGCTTCCATCAATGAAATGCTCCGCCGGATGAAGCAGTCCGACGTGTCCCTCGACCTCTTGCAGCGCATCCTTTCCGGAACGGATATTTTTCTCTACGTCTCGGATCTTGAGACGGATACCATATTGTTCGTCAACGACAACCTGAAAAAGCATTTCGGCCTTGGCGACTCCGTCGTCGGCAAAACCTGCTGGCGCGTTTTCCAGGCGGGCGCCTGCCGCCGGTGCGATTCCTGCCCCAACCACCAGCTGGCGAAGAACCCCGATGGGTTCATCGTCTGGGAAGAGCGCAGCTCCATTACCGGAAAATACTACCGCAACGCGGACAGCCTGATCGAGTGGACGGACGGGCGCCTTGTCCATTTGCAGCACCGGGTGGAAATTTCCGACATGAAAGCGGCCGCGGCCACGCTGCAACGGCGCCTCAACCAGCAGGAGCTGGCCTCCGCCATTGCCCAGAGCTTCATTTCCGGCGAAGACATGGCCGTCATGATCGACAACGCGCTTGCCATGTGCGGTGCGTTCATGGGCGCCGACCGGGCTTCCCTGGCCAGGGTGGACGATGAAAAGCAGCTGCTGTCATTTCCCCATGAATGGCGCGCTGATGCGTCTTCCTGCCCGAGCTTGCTGCACAGGAACCCCTTCTTCGGTCCCGGATACCCCCTTTACGGCGCGCTGGTGGTAAAAGGCGCGGCCTATATCGCATACGACGATATCCGGTCGCAGCCGGCTCTTGCATCGGTTCAAGAGTGGGCCGGGACAAAAGGGGTCATTGCCGTTCCCGTATACGCCGGGGGAATGTTCTGGGGAGTTTTCGGCGTGGCCTCCTGCGTGACGGTCCGGGCCTGGACGGAGAGCAACATCCAGCTCGTCAAGCTGATCGGCAGCCTTATATCCGGCCTGGTGTCGCGCACGATCACCGAGGAAAAACTCGCGCGGATGTCCTCCATCGTGGAGAGTTCCCCCCAGTACATGGCCTATCTCACGCCGGGCGGGGAATTCGAATACCTCAACGAAGGGGCGCGCAACCTGCTCGGCTACTCCCTCAGCGACATGAAGGAAGAAGGCCTGGGCAGGGTTCTCGATCCGGAAACCGCCCGCCGCGTCAGGGAAGAAGCCCTGCCGCGCGCCCTGTGCGCGGGGCGGGTGGATCTGGAGATGCCCGTCATCCGTAAGGACGGCGAACGGCGGATACTGGCATTTTCCGCTTTTGCCACCACGCGAGGGTCCAGGGGGGTCGGCGTTACGGCGGTGGATATCACCGAACAGCGCGCGCTGGAAAAAGAAGTGGTCGCGGCCAAGGAGCTTGCGGAATCCTCCAGCCGCGCCAAGAGTGAATTCCTCTCCCGCATGAGCCACGAGATCAGAACGCCCCTCAACGCCATTACCGGCATGACGGGCATCGCCAAAGCATCTCGAACGCAAGGAATATTGCCTGGACAAGATCGAGAACGCTTCCACGCACCTTTTGGGCGTCATCAACGACATTCTGGACATGTCCAAAATCGAGGCGAACAAATTTGA